In Anomaloglossus baeobatrachus isolate aAnoBae1 chromosome 10, aAnoBae1.hap1, whole genome shotgun sequence, the genomic window CACACGCCGACTTCGTTCACCATTTGAAACCTGCACCGCCGATATTttgaggatggcccctgcctcacccccTTCAGTAAGCACAGTCCGGCATCAGCATCAGCACCGTCCACAGATCAGCGCGCAGCCTGCATCATCGCCCCAGCTCCACCATCCCTGGCAAGCTAGATTCGGCTTAAAAGACGCACCccctattttcctcccaaatttttgggaggaaaaatgtgttttataatccgaaaaatatggtatctcTGTAGGTAATGGATGCAGCATGTTGAAAGTCATCATGGCCAATCTTTATTTGGCCAATCTCATCGAAATCAATGCCTTCTGTTTGACATTCACCTAATGTTCTAATCAGCTAGGTCTCTTTTCACGTCTGCTTCCTCCTTTTATCATTTTTCACCTTCTGTCGTTTCTTCTTTTTCCTTCCTAGGACAAAGCGGTGCTGGTAACAACTGGGCAAAGGGTCACTACACCGAAGGGGCTGAATTAGTGGACTCTGTGCTCGATGTGGTGAGGAAGGAATGTGAAAACTGCGATTGTCTTCAAGGCTTCCAGCTCACACATTCCCTGGGTGGTGGCACCGGCTCTGGCATGGGCACCCTGCTCATCAGTAAAGTCCGGGAGGAGTACCCTGACCGTATCATGAACACTTTTAGCGTAGTCCCCTCTCCAAAGGTGTCCGACACCGTAGTTGAACCATACAACGCAACACTGTCCATCCATCAGCTGGTGGAGAACACCGATGAGACCTACTGTATTGACAATGAGGCTTTATATGACATCTGCTTCCGTACCCTTAAATTGGCCACTCCAACCTACGGAGACCTCAACCATCTTGTCAGCGCCACAATGAGCGGGGTAACCACTTCCCTAAGGTTCCCCGGACAGCTTAACGCTGATCTCCGCAAACTGGCTGTCAACATGGTGCCCTTCCCTCGCCTCCACTTCTTCATGCCCGGCTTTGCTCCTTTGACTGCCCGTGGTAGCCAGCAATACCGAGCACTTACTGTACCGGAACTCACTCAACAGATGTTCGATGCCAAGAACATGATGGCAGCCTGCGATCCACGCCACGGACGGTACCTGACAGTGGCTACCGTTTTCCGTGGACGCATGTCAATGAAGGAAGTAGACGAGCAGATGCTGGCCATCCAGAGCAAGAACAGCAGCTACTTTGTAGAATGGATCCCCAATAACGTAAAAGTTGCCGTTTGTGACATCCCACCGCGTGGCCTCAAAATGTCTTCCACCTTTATCGGCAACAGCACTGCCATCCAAGAGCTTTTCAAACGCATCTCCGAGCAGTTTACCGCCATGTTCCGGCGTAAGGCCTTCTTGCACTGGTACACGGGAGAGGGTATGGACGAAATGGAATTTACGGAGGCCGAGAGCAACATGAACGACCTGGTATCTGAGTACCAACAGTACCAGGACGCCACGGCAGAGGAGGAAGGCGAGATGTACGAAGACGATGAAGAGGAATCGGAAGCTCAAGGAAAGTAAGAAGCTCAACCGGGAGCCGGAGACGTCTATTAGTGCCCCCCTTTTCCCCTCTCGAGGTTTAGAAATCCCACTCATACTGCATCATGTGTCGCTTCTGAGTTAGGATTATAGTTCCGGTCAGGATCCATCTCCCCTTATTTATTTAGACCTCCGCTGCCAAAGGAACCTGCAGAATCGATTGTGCAACAGCATGTAATGTGGTGGCGTAAACAAGGAGCTTTCTGCTGGCAGAGTCCTGTAAGATATTGCGCATGCGCTGCATCACTTTGCAGGCTTCTGCAGCAGGAAAAGGGTGTCTGTCGTAGGAACAAACTCAAgaaaagtgaaaaataaaggttataATGTCTAGATAAGAGTCCGGCGGTGGAATACGAGCGTCTTGGTGAAGTCTAAGGAATGACATTCATGGAGGAAGACGTCCCGAGAGAGAATCTTAAGTGTTGTGAAACTCTAGAGGCAGGTTTTACTCCGTGTCTTTTCATCTTACTCTTGTACCgtctcatttttatttattttttcctttttcttttctttttattttaacgTGCTCTTATTTTAATATCGGTTTTATtggattatttatttttaaataagaaATAAACTTCTTGCTGTCCAACATGTGAGCGTGAGACTCGTACTGTCATTATAGAACAGGCCGCCGTGTGTTCCCTGGTAATAGCCTGGGTAATGTAAAATATCAGATGATCGCCCCCCCCCCGGGATCATTTATCCCGTCTGTCATCAGAGGCCAATGTCAGACAAGCAGAAATTAGGAACTGTGAAGAAGCCATTCATGAGCCCTCTGATGTGCAAGATCCAACAAAGGCGTCCTTGTAGAGAGTGCACGACCCGATGTGAATACATAGAAATACCCTGCACGGACGAAAGTATTGGGACACCCACACATTACACCTATGGGCATTAACATAGCGTTGGTCCATTTGCAGATATAACTGTTTCTGCTCTATTGGGAGTGTGTCCTACTAGGAGGTATCTGTGAGGATTTTAGTTCCTTCACCTAGAAGATCATTTGTGAGGAGACACTGATATTGGGGAGAGGTCGAGGTCACAATCTCCATCATAGGtgttggatggggctgaggtccAGGCTACTTGCAGCCGTCATGTTCTCCCCCTTCATGTCTGTATGGAGCTTGTGCACTGGGATCAGTCATTGGGAATAGGATAGGGTCTTCCCCAAACGGTTCCCACAAAGccggaagctacaattgtccacaatgtcttgtgctgaGGAATTAAGATTTCTCTGCAAGAGACTTAAGAGGCCGAACCTTGAAAAATAAGTCCACCAAACTGTACAGGGGGCACAAAGCAGTCAGGGGGGTAATGttctcctggaatcaccaaacccagagtcATCCATCAGACCTAGATAGAGAACTATGATACATCTCTGCACAGAACAGGTCACTTCCAGAGTCcggtggtggcggctttacactgCTCCATCTGTCACTTGACATTGTGCTGGGCTGTACGggctgatgtacggctcagcattgtgcttggtgatgtacggctcggcattgtgcttggtgatgtacagctcggcattgagcttggtgatgtacggctcggcattgtgcttggtgatgtacggctcggcattgtgcttggtgatgtacggctcggcattgtgcttggtgatgtacgactcggcattgtgcttggtgatgtacggctcggcattgtgcttggtgatgtacggctcggcattgtgcttggtgatgtacagctcagcattgtgcttggtgatgcacggctcggcattgtgcttggtgatgtacagctctgcattgtgcttggtgatgtacggctcggtattgtgcttggtgatgtacggctcggcattgtgcttggtgatgtacggctcggcattgtgcttggtgatgtacggctcagcattgtgcttggtgatgtacggctcggtattgtgcttggtgatgtacggctcggcattgtgcttggtgatgtacggctcggcattgtgcttggtgatgtacggctcggcattgtgcttggtgatgcacggctcggcattgtgcttggtgatgtacggctcggcattgagcttggtgatgtaaggctcggcattgagcttggtgatgtaaggctcggcattgagcttggtgatgtacggctcgg contains:
- the TUBB3 gene encoding tubulin beta-3 chain; translated protein: MREIVHIQAGQCGNQIGAKFWEVISDEHGIDPTGNYVGDSDLQLERISVYYNEASSHKYVPRAILVDLEPGTMDSVRSGAFGHLFRPDNFIFGQSGAGNNWAKGHYTEGAELVDSVLDVVRKECENCDCLQGFQLTHSLGGGTGSGMGTLLISKVREEYPDRIMNTFSVVPSPKVSDTVVEPYNATLSIHQLVENTDETYCIDNEALYDICFRTLKLATPTYGDLNHLVSATMSGVTTSLRFPGQLNADLRKLAVNMVPFPRLHFFMPGFAPLTARGSQQYRALTVPELTQQMFDAKNMMAACDPRHGRYLTVATVFRGRMSMKEVDEQMLAIQSKNSSYFVEWIPNNVKVAVCDIPPRGLKMSSTFIGNSTAIQELFKRISEQFTAMFRRKAFLHWYTGEGMDEMEFTEAESNMNDLVSEYQQYQDATAEEEGEMYEDDEEESEAQGK